From the genome of Desmodus rotundus isolate HL8 chromosome 2, HLdesRot8A.1, whole genome shotgun sequence, one region includes:
- the C2H2orf80 gene encoding LOW QUALITY PROTEIN: uncharacterized protein C2orf80 homolog (The sequence of the model RefSeq protein was modified relative to this genomic sequence to represent the inferred CDS: inserted 1 base in 1 codon) gives MERKLLKKEMKKLLGDYIGIRLRENEFDPKGRRQLTFLDDMAHYDLAISVALQWLDHSEDLTWLEWEKGKRPFRGRSIYPNHREREAMILSSYAGILMNSIPVEEVFKIYRADSSANSAAVKGPRAPPFRLSLHPFAMLTAPKAAEYARKQSVKLRRGAMNKNAASSSTREANATEQKXIKKCIFGHTAKEQTTEFLHKVRKKEKLLFKNWFLHLITWKLNMVLRNKVSGRGKETSSENCNTCQRIFLSS, from the exons ATGGAAAGAAAGCTcctaaagaaggaaatgaaaaagctcTT GGGAGATTATATTGGCATCAGACTTCGGGAaaatgaatttgaccccaaaggaaGAAGGCAACTCACCTTTCTAGATGATATG GCCCACTATGACTTAGCCATCAGTGTTGCTTTGCAATGGCTGGATCATTCAGAAGACTTGACTTGGCTGGAGTGGGAGAAAGG GAAGAGACCATTTCGTGGCAGGTCCATATATCCAAACcatagagaaagagaagcaatGATTTTATCATCTTATGCTGGAATCCTAATG AACAGCATCCCAGTTGAAGAAGTCTTTAAAATTTACAGGGCGGATTCCTCTGCCAATTCTGCTGCTGTCAAG GGTCCCCGAGCTCCGCCTTTCCGCCTCTCCTTGCACCCTTTTGCCATGTTAACAgcgcccaaagcagcagaatatgccCGCAAACAGA GTGTCAAGTTAAGAAGGGGAGCAATGAATAAAAATGCCGCCAGCAGCTCTACAAGGGAAGCAAATGCCACGGAGCAGA TGATCAAAAAATGTATCTTTGGACACACAGCCAAAGAACAAA CCACTGAATTTCTCCATAAagtaaggaaaaaggaaaaattatt ATTTAAAAACTGGTTCCTCCATTTAATAACTTGG AAGCTCAACATGGTACTTCGTAATAAAGTCtctgggagaggaaaagaaacatcatcTGAAAACTGCAACACTTGCCAGCGTATTTTCCTTTCCAGTTAG
- the LOC112307873 gene encoding gamma-crystallin A, which translates to MGKITFYEDRSFQGRHYECSSDHPNLQPYFSRCNSVRVDSGCWMLYERPNYQGHQYFLRRGDYPDYQQWMGLSDSIRSCRIIPYSSSHRIRLYERDDYRGLMSELTEDCSCIHDRFRLHELYSLHVLEGCWVLYEMPDYRGRQHLLRPGDYRSYHDWGATDAKVGSLRRVIELY; encoded by the exons ATGGGAAAG ATCACCTTCTACGAGGACCGCAGCTTCCAGGGCCGCCACTACGAGTGCAGCAGCGACCACCCCAACCTGCAGCCCTACTTCAGCCGCTGCAACTCCGTGCGCGTGGACAGCGGCTGCTGGATGCTGTATGAGCGCCCCAACTACCAGGGCCACCAGTACTTTCTGCGGCGCGGCGACTACCCCGACTACCAGCAGTGGATGGGCCTCAGCGACTCCATCCGATCCTGCCGCATCATCCCTTAC AGCAGCTCCCACAGGATAAGGCTGTACGAGAGAGATGACTACCGAGGCCTTATGTCTGAGCTCACAGAGGACTGCTCCTGCATCCACGATCGCTTCCGGCTCCATGAGCTGTACTCCCTCCATGTGCTGGAGGGCTGCTGGGTCCTCTACGAGATGCCCGACTACCGGGGCCGGCAGCACCTGCTGAGGCCGGGGGACTACAGAAGCTACCACGACTGGGGCGCCACGGATGCCAAAGTGGGCTCTCTGAGACGGGTCATCGAATTGTACTAG